A region from the Halomarina litorea genome encodes:
- the ncsA gene encoding tRNA 2-thiolation protein NcsA has translation MDCDKCGDEAVMHAAYSGLHLCESHFCRSVEKRVRRRIREDHLLSDDATPEDPETWVVGLSGGKDSVVLTHLLHETFAHDPRIELVALTIHEGIEGYRDESVAACLELTGSMDLRHEVVSYEEEFDLRMDDVARDDPEGMAPCAYCGVFRRDLLSKYAEEFGADKLLTGHNLDDEAQTALMNILDGDVRQVAKHFDASLGDFEERGTDHDETFVPRAKPLRDVPEKEVALYAHLRDLPAHITECPHASEAYRGEIQELLLKLEENHPGTRHSVMAGYEELAGIVADRYRGEEGDGPDLRECERCGAATTGEVCRKCQLVESIHAA, from the coding sequence ATGGACTGCGACAAGTGCGGCGACGAGGCGGTGATGCACGCCGCGTACTCGGGGCTGCACCTCTGTGAGTCACACTTCTGTCGCTCCGTCGAGAAGCGGGTGCGCCGGCGCATCCGCGAGGACCACCTGCTGTCGGACGACGCCACGCCGGAGGACCCGGAGACGTGGGTCGTCGGCCTCTCCGGGGGGAAAGACAGCGTCGTCCTCACCCACCTCCTCCACGAGACGTTCGCCCACGACCCCCGAATCGAACTGGTCGCGCTGACCATCCACGAGGGTATCGAGGGCTACCGCGACGAGTCGGTCGCCGCCTGCCTCGAACTCACCGGGTCGATGGACCTCCGTCACGAGGTGGTCAGCTACGAGGAGGAGTTCGACCTCCGGATGGACGACGTGGCCCGCGACGACCCCGAGGGGATGGCCCCCTGTGCGTACTGCGGTGTCTTCCGTCGAGACCTCCTCTCGAAGTACGCCGAGGAGTTCGGCGCGGACAAACTCCTGACGGGCCACAACCTGGACGACGAGGCGCAGACCGCGCTGATGAACATCCTCGACGGGGACGTCCGACAGGTCGCCAAGCACTTCGACGCCTCGCTGGGCGACTTCGAGGAGCGCGGGACCGACCACGACGAGACGTTCGTCCCGCGGGCGAAACCCCTCCGGGACGTCCCCGAGAAGGAAGTCGCTCTCTACGCCCACCTCCGTGACCTCCCTGCCCACATCACCGAGTGCCCGCACGCGAGCGAGGCCTACCGCGGCGAGATTCAGGAACTCCTCCTGAAGTTAGAGGAGAACCACCCCGGAACGCGCCACTCGGTCATGGCCGGCTACGAGGAGCTGGCGGGTATCGTCGCCGACCGGTACCGGGGCGAAGAGGGCGACGGCCCGGACCTGCGCGAGTGCGAGCGCTGTGGCGCGGCGACCACGGGCGAGGTCTGTCGCAAGTGCCAGCTGGTCGAATCGATTCACGCGGCCTGA
- a CDS encoding DUF7095 family protein: MNEFSRAAAVDRVERLVEAVEAGPMPVPVREVWVYGDVALGLDPVSRLDVYLTKDLLFGRDGDREEEFVESHGVQGVGKTVSAQWADEHPEFLRANHSGHAAPEKCLAAHLLGDDEPVHLEVCNTGFENNVTQRLKGARARENYEQILDPRGVCLWVDGTRSEEAFEKLREGDLVFPTLSDALGMLGMDTEEAETAAAAVREFRERQQGPSVRGDVV; the protein is encoded by the coding sequence ATGAACGAGTTCTCCCGTGCGGCGGCCGTCGACCGGGTCGAGCGACTCGTCGAGGCGGTCGAGGCGGGACCGATGCCGGTTCCCGTCCGTGAGGTGTGGGTGTACGGCGACGTCGCCCTCGGTCTCGACCCCGTCAGCCGCCTCGACGTCTACCTGACGAAGGACCTCCTGTTCGGTCGCGACGGCGACCGGGAGGAGGAGTTCGTCGAGTCACACGGCGTGCAGGGCGTCGGCAAGACGGTCAGCGCCCAGTGGGCCGACGAACACCCCGAGTTCCTCCGAGCGAACCACAGCGGCCACGCCGCCCCCGAGAAGTGCCTCGCCGCCCACCTACTGGGCGACGACGAACCGGTCCACCTCGAGGTGTGCAACACGGGCTTCGAGAACAACGTCACCCAGCGGTTGAAGGGTGCCCGCGCCCGGGAGAACTACGAGCAGATCCTCGACCCGCGCGGGGTCTGCCTCTGGGTGGACGGCACCCGCAGCGAGGAGGCCTTCGAGAAACTCCGCGAGGGTGACCTCGTCTTCCCGACGCTGTCGGACGCGCTCGGGATGCTCGGGATGGACACGGAGGAAGCGGAGACGGCGGCGGCGGCGGTCAGGGAGTTCCGGGAGCGCCAGCAGGGACCCTCGGTCCGAGGGGACGTCGTCTGA
- a CDS encoding aminopeptidase, which yields MDPRIREHAEVVVDHSTRVEAGDNVVINGSPQAEDLVVAIAELCGERGAVIDTALGSDRVQRAYSRAIDEDDVTLNEMARARYEQADVLINVRANRNVNEASDVPPAKTAAMGRANKPIQDIVMDKRWNATQFPAPGDAQNAEMSTEAYADFVFSAVNKDWDAVREHQDQLVELLDGADEVHVVSGETTDVTMSIAGNVVQNDYGEHNMPGGEVFTAPVPDSVEGEVLFDKPVMVQGREVLDVRLVFEDGEVVEHEAAKNEEVLTSLLETDDGARRLGELGIGMNRDIDRFTYNMLFDEKMGDTVHMAIGMAYGDTVGEDNERNDSAVHTDMIVDMSEDSFIEVDGERIQEDGTFVFEE from the coding sequence ATGGACCCCCGAATCCGGGAGCACGCCGAAGTCGTCGTCGACCACTCCACGCGCGTCGAAGCGGGAGACAACGTCGTCATCAACGGGTCGCCGCAGGCCGAGGACCTCGTCGTCGCCATCGCGGAACTGTGCGGCGAGCGGGGTGCGGTCATCGACACGGCCCTCGGGAGCGACCGCGTCCAGCGAGCGTACAGTCGCGCCATCGACGAGGACGACGTCACCCTCAACGAGATGGCTCGGGCCCGCTACGAGCAGGCGGACGTGCTCATCAACGTCCGGGCGAACCGCAACGTCAACGAGGCGAGCGACGTGCCGCCCGCGAAGACGGCCGCGATGGGGCGGGCCAACAAACCCATCCAAGACATCGTGATGGACAAGCGCTGGAATGCCACGCAGTTCCCCGCGCCCGGCGACGCCCAGAACGCCGAGATGAGCACCGAGGCGTACGCCGACTTCGTCTTCAGCGCCGTCAACAAGGACTGGGACGCCGTCCGCGAGCATCAGGACCAACTCGTCGAACTGCTCGACGGGGCCGACGAGGTCCACGTCGTCTCCGGCGAGACGACGGACGTGACGATGTCCATCGCGGGCAACGTCGTCCAGAACGACTACGGCGAACACAACATGCCCGGCGGCGAGGTGTTCACCGCGCCCGTCCCCGACAGCGTCGAGGGCGAGGTGCTGTTCGACAAGCCCGTGATGGTCCAGGGCCGGGAGGTCCTCGACGTGCGCCTCGTCTTCGAGGACGGCGAGGTGGTCGAGCACGAGGCGGCCAAGAACGAGGAGGTGCTCACTTCCCTCCTGGAGACCGACGACGGTGCACGTCGACTCGGCGAACTCGGCATCGGGATGAACCGCGACATCGACCGGTTCACCTACAACATGCTGTTCGACGAGAAGATGGGCGACACCGTCCACATGGCCATCGGGATGGCCTACGGGGACACCGTCGGCGAGGACAACGAGCGCAACGACTCGGCGGTTCACACGGACATGATCGTGGACATGAGCGAGGACTCGTTCATCGAGGTCGACGGCGAGCGAATTCAGGAGGACGGGACGTTCGTGTTCGAGGAGTAG